One region of Prochlorococcus marinus str. GP2 genomic DNA includes:
- a CDS encoding glycosyltransferase family 2 protein — MNVSIVIPTYNRLPILEKCLFALENQKLNTNISNYEVIVVDDGSTDGTTSWINKNKANLPHVILFQQEHGGPALGRNLGVIKSKYEIIIFIDSDLIVLDNFINCHVEKLLDSWRKNDKKCFTYGSVVNTSNFLNPQIEKHKIMDTSFAYFATGNVAISKELILSVGLFDTSFSLYGWEDLELGERLKKIGTKLIKCPNAVGFHWHPPFNCEQIDSLITQEKERAKMALVFYKKHPNLRVRFMIQLTPLHNLLWQILCLGGLISVDRILPLLRFLVNTRRNRLALEILRIPLNMIYIKELTKSR, encoded by the coding sequence ATGAATGTAAGTATTGTTATACCGACTTACAATAGGTTACCTATATTAGAGAAATGTCTGTTTGCGCTTGAGAATCAAAAATTAAATACAAATATCAGTAATTATGAAGTAATAGTAGTTGATGATGGATCAACTGATGGGACAACCTCATGGATAAATAAAAACAAAGCTAATCTCCCACACGTTATTCTATTCCAGCAAGAACATGGTGGGCCTGCACTTGGAAGAAATCTGGGAGTAATTAAATCAAAATATGAAATTATTATATTCATTGATAGTGATCTTATTGTTTTAGACAACTTTATAAATTGCCACGTAGAAAAATTACTTGACTCTTGGAGAAAAAATGATAAAAAATGTTTTACCTATGGCTCGGTAGTCAATACATCTAATTTTCTAAATCCTCAGATTGAAAAACATAAAATAATGGACACTTCTTTTGCATACTTTGCTACTGGGAATGTAGCTATATCAAAAGAATTGATTTTAAGTGTGGGATTATTTGATACTTCTTTTAGTCTTTACGGTTGGGAGGATTTAGAACTTGGAGAAAGATTAAAAAAAATTGGGACAAAATTAATTAAATGCCCAAATGCCGTAGGTTTTCATTGGCATCCTCCATTTAATTGCGAACAAATAGATTCATTAATAACTCAAGAAAAAGAGAGAGCAAAAATGGCTTTAGTATTTTATAAGAAACACCCAAATTTGAGGGTTAGATTTATGATTCAATTAACTCCTCTCCATAATTTACTTTGGCAAATTCTTTGCTTGGGAGGACTAATCAGTGTTGATAGAATTCTTCCTTTATTAAGATTCCTAGTAAATACAAGAAGAAATAGACTTGCACTTGAGATACTTAGGATCCCTCTAAATATGATATACATTAAAGAGTTAACCAAATCAAGATAA
- the rpsB gene encoding 30S ribosomal protein S2 codes for MAVVSLSEMMEAGAHFGHQTRRWNPKMSKYIYCARNGVHIIDLVKTALCMNNAYKWTRNAAKSGKRFLFVGTKKQASDVVAQEATRCGAAYVNQRWLGGMLTNWTTMKARIERLKDLERMESSGSIAMRPKKEAAVLRRELERLQKYLGGLKGMRRLPDVVVLVDQRRESNAVLEARKLDISLVSMLDTNCDPDLCEVPIPCNDDAVRSVQLILGRLADAINEGRKGSNAERKN; via the coding sequence ATGGCTGTTGTATCACTATCAGAAATGATGGAAGCTGGTGCTCATTTTGGGCATCAAACTAGACGTTGGAACCCGAAGATGTCTAAGTATATATATTGTGCGAGAAACGGAGTTCATATTATTGATCTTGTAAAAACAGCATTGTGTATGAACAATGCTTATAAATGGACTAGAAACGCAGCAAAAAGCGGTAAACGTTTCCTATTTGTTGGTACAAAAAAACAAGCATCAGATGTTGTAGCTCAAGAAGCTACCCGCTGTGGAGCTGCATATGTAAATCAAAGATGGCTTGGAGGTATGTTGACTAATTGGACAACAATGAAAGCTAGGATTGAAAGATTAAAGGATCTAGAAAGAATGGAAAGCAGTGGTTCAATAGCAATGAGGCCTAAAAAAGAAGCTGCAGTATTAAGGAGAGAACTTGAAAGATTACAAAAATACTTAGGTGGACTTAAGGGTATGAGAAGGTTACCAGATGTAGTTGTATTGGTTGATCAGAGAAGAGAATCTAATGCAGTATTAGAAGCTAGAAAATTAGATATCTCACTCGTATCAATGTTGGATACAAATTGTGATCCTGATTTGTGTGAAGTTCCAATTCCTTGTAACGATGATGCCGTTAGATCTGTGCAACTTATTTTAGGAAGACTTGCAGATGCCATAAATGAGGGTAGAAAGGGCTCTAATGCCGAAAGAAAAAATTAA
- the tsf gene encoding translation elongation factor Ts, whose product MGNITAKLVKDLRDKTGAGMMDCKKALNETEGNLDKALEWLRKKGIASAEKKSGRVAAEGSIGSYIHTGSRVGVLLELNCETDFVARGDIFQSLLKDVSMQVAACPNVEYVSIDEIPGDVVEKEKQIEMGRDDLSGKPEQIKEKIVEGRIAKRLNELVLLSQPYIKDSSLTVEDLVKQAAAKIGENIKVRRFTRYTLGEGIEKNQVDFAEEVASMQTN is encoded by the coding sequence ATGGGAAACATTACAGCAAAACTTGTAAAAGATCTTAGAGACAAAACTGGCGCAGGAATGATGGACTGCAAAAAAGCACTTAACGAAACTGAAGGGAATCTAGATAAAGCTTTGGAATGGTTAAGAAAGAAAGGCATAGCTAGTGCCGAAAAGAAATCGGGAAGAGTAGCGGCTGAAGGATCAATTGGTAGTTATATTCATACTGGGTCAAGAGTCGGAGTTTTACTAGAGTTAAATTGTGAAACCGATTTCGTTGCTAGAGGTGATATATTCCAATCTCTGTTGAAGGATGTCTCAATGCAAGTAGCAGCATGCCCAAATGTTGAGTATGTATCAATTGATGAAATACCTGGAGATGTTGTGGAAAAAGAAAAGCAGATTGAAATGGGTAGGGATGATTTATCTGGAAAACCAGAACAAATTAAAGAAAAAATAGTTGAAGGGAGAATAGCAAAAAGACTTAATGAGCTTGTTTTGCTTTCACAACCATACATTAAAGATAGTTCTCTAACAGTTGAGGATCTTGTTAAACAAGCAGCTGCAAAAATTGGGGAAAATATCAAAGTAAGACGCTTTACAAGATATACATTGGGTGAAGGCATCGAAAAAAATCAGGTGGACTTTGCGGAAGAAGTCGCATCAATGCAAACAAACTAG
- a CDS encoding adenylate cyclase codes for MNNFNNYIDLDKINSQLERAEIQKRILTRNIYREYEIYLNLVRDLLFISVEKGLNQICNYPTINDNFLNENEFFSLFEKKISKLILTNLPFLTVEQLKINEIEKNINKEINLTIFDSSTKIRDDQKEKFQYDGYQLKEQIQFEITEDLSNTSEYYQVHNYERLVSLNLDNNQNNNYLLKKNIFENLGVEKQFISSLLELIGEEKVEKPRYQEKENINQMDNLPKNQIFNDFDLIDKSLENLLLNLSYNVNQELFKANLIKKMITKDTFDYLVGKNFMIKHPYPFVINFELNLNRSSLIGNNLPSIIFFNISTVELEFKNLNLSIQRNKINELKNQFQRLIKKETYWRQKEITLNKIR; via the coding sequence TTGAATAATTTTAATAATTACATAGATTTAGATAAAATTAATTCTCAATTAGAGAGAGCAGAGATACAAAAAAGAATATTAACTAGAAATATCTATAGGGAATATGAAATTTATCTTAATCTCGTAAGAGATCTACTTTTTATCTCTGTAGAAAAAGGCCTCAATCAAATATGTAATTATCCAACAATTAATGATAATTTCTTGAATGAAAATGAATTTTTTAGCCTTTTTGAAAAAAAAATAAGTAAATTAATATTGACGAATTTACCCTTTTTAACAGTAGAACAATTAAAGATAAATGAAATTGAAAAAAATATAAATAAGGAAATTAATTTAACTATTTTTGATAGTTCCACAAAAATAAGGGATGATCAAAAAGAAAAATTTCAATATGATGGTTATCAATTAAAAGAACAAATTCAGTTCGAGATTACTGAAGACTTATCAAATACTTCTGAATATTATCAAGTTCATAATTATGAGAGATTAGTGTCACTTAATTTAGATAATAACCAAAATAATAATTATTTATTAAAAAAAAATATTTTTGAAAATTTAGGAGTTGAAAAACAATTTATTTCCTCCTTACTTGAATTAATAGGAGAAGAAAAGGTGGAAAAACCAAGATATCAAGAAAAAGAAAATATCAATCAAATGGATAATTTACCAAAAAATCAGATTTTTAATGATTTTGATTTAATAGATAAGTCATTGGAAAATTTACTATTGAATCTCTCATATAATGTTAATCAAGAATTATTCAAGGCAAATCTAATTAAAAAGATGATAACTAAAGATACCTTTGATTACTTAGTAGGCAAAAATTTTATGATAAAACATCCATATCCTTTTGTTATTAATTTCGAATTAAACTTAAATCGGTCATCATTAATCGGCAATAATTTGCCAAGCATTATTTTCTTCAATATATCTACTGTTGAGTTAGAGTTTAAAAATTTAAATCTTTCTATTCAAAGGAACAAAATAAATGAGCTAAAAAATCAATTTCAGCGTTTGATTAAAAAAGAGACATATTGGAGGCAAAAAGAAATAACTTTGAATAAAATACGTTGA
- the recG gene encoding ATP-dependent DNA helicase RecG, which produces MTISENNNKLIKDWIRPLQKSLTIETENKFINTLGREKYFNDYLHESLKKLDNLNLSDEYLRIFYDFSKKYNEYNKLDKNQRKRLIIDTRKNLYKLGKTLEIKSSNNINNNVFLNKADSSLSFDSDISLIKNVGKVYKNKLNELGIFHIKDLINYFPRTYLDYTNRVKIINLKPENLYTCIANVKRFYIHKSKKNSNLSIMNIVVSDETSSIKVTKFFLGRRFRSYSFFTSQKSLYIPGTKLAISGKVKLTEYGKTFVDPQIEILKDNNDNFNFSGKILPLYSLGEALSNMSFIKLMKKVLIYAKQYPEILNKKQLDSLSLLSKGESLINIHFPPTKEALIESKKRLVFDELFLLQIKFLLRKRKINKNVTSQQLPQKKSLLKEFLNTFPFELTKSQENVLNEIKKDLSNPVPMSRLLQGDVGSGKTIIAIASLLLVIEKNLQGAFMVPTEVLAEQHYKNLLKYLNPLLVSVELLTGNTPQKKRKEIFSNLNNGLVDILVGTHALFEDKVIFNSLGMVVIDEQHRFGVTQRNRLLNKGENTNLLSMTATPIPRTLALSIYGDLDVSQIKELPPGRVPITTKIISEDDLTKLFKIVEDEINKGKQAYVILPLIEDSEKMNLSSAKKIFKHLSEEIFFNKKVGLLHGKLSSQEKNEVINSFLKNEINILVSTTVIEVGIDVPNATIMIIYNSDRFGLSQLHQLRGRVGRGSTKSFCYLVTSDKNGLENKRLCVLQKSNDGFYIAEKDLELRGPGQILGYKQSGLPDFVLDNLPNNKFLIDKAREEAIKIISDDPDLKKNIVLRNILIDNSENKFIHDFLN; this is translated from the coding sequence GTGACTATTAGCGAGAATAATAATAAATTAATTAAAGATTGGATAAGACCTCTTCAAAAATCTCTTACTATTGAAACTGAAAATAAATTTATTAATACTTTAGGAAGAGAAAAATATTTTAATGATTATTTGCATGAATCATTAAAAAAACTAGATAATCTAAATCTCTCAGACGAATATTTAAGAATATTTTATGATTTTTCTAAAAAATATAATGAATATAATAAATTAGATAAAAATCAAAGAAAAAGGTTAATTATAGATACAAGAAAAAATCTTTATAAACTAGGGAAAACTCTAGAAATAAAAAGTTCCAATAATATTAATAATAATGTTTTTCTGAATAAAGCTGATTCAAGTTTGTCTTTTGATTCAGATATTTCATTAATAAAAAATGTAGGAAAAGTTTATAAAAATAAGCTTAATGAATTAGGGATATTTCATATAAAAGATCTAATTAATTATTTCCCACGAACATATCTAGACTATACGAATAGAGTCAAGATAATAAATTTAAAACCAGAGAATTTATACACGTGCATCGCAAACGTAAAAAGATTTTATATTCATAAGAGTAAAAAAAATAGTAATTTATCAATAATGAATATTGTAGTTTCTGATGAAACGTCTTCAATAAAGGTAACAAAATTTTTTTTAGGAAGAAGATTTAGATCTTACTCCTTCTTCACATCTCAAAAATCTTTGTATATTCCTGGAACCAAATTAGCAATTTCCGGCAAGGTTAAATTGACTGAGTATGGTAAAACTTTTGTAGATCCGCAGATTGAAATTCTTAAGGATAACAATGATAATTTTAATTTCTCAGGCAAAATATTACCCTTGTATTCATTAGGTGAAGCTCTATCAAATATGAGTTTTATAAAACTTATGAAAAAGGTACTAATTTATGCAAAGCAATATCCAGAAATTTTAAATAAAAAGCAACTTGATTCATTATCTTTATTATCAAAAGGAGAGTCGTTGATTAATATTCATTTCCCACCAACTAAAGAAGCACTTATTGAGTCAAAAAAACGTTTGGTTTTTGATGAGTTATTCCTACTGCAAATAAAGTTCCTTCTTAGAAAAAGAAAGATCAACAAAAATGTAACTTCCCAACAATTACCTCAAAAGAAATCTTTATTAAAAGAATTTTTAAATACTTTTCCTTTTGAATTAACAAAATCTCAAGAAAATGTTTTAAATGAAATTAAGAAAGATTTATCTAATCCTGTACCAATGTCTAGATTGCTTCAGGGAGATGTGGGAAGCGGTAAAACCATAATTGCAATAGCTTCTCTTTTACTTGTCATTGAAAAAAACCTGCAAGGAGCATTTATGGTCCCAACTGAGGTATTGGCAGAACAACATTATAAAAATCTATTAAAATATTTGAATCCTCTATTAGTTTCTGTTGAACTACTTACTGGGAATACTCCTCAAAAAAAGAGAAAAGAAATTTTCTCTAATTTGAACAATGGATTAGTTGATATCCTCGTAGGTACTCATGCATTATTTGAGGATAAAGTCATCTTTAATTCATTAGGGATGGTCGTAATTGATGAACAACATAGATTTGGAGTTACTCAAAGAAATAGATTACTAAATAAAGGAGAAAATACTAACTTGTTATCAATGACAGCAACACCAATTCCAAGAACTCTTGCGCTTTCCATTTATGGTGATTTAGATGTGAGTCAAATTAAAGAACTCCCTCCTGGGAGAGTTCCTATTACAACAAAAATAATTTCAGAAGATGATTTAACTAAGTTGTTCAAAATTGTTGAAGATGAGATCAATAAGGGAAAGCAAGCTTATGTGATTTTGCCACTTATAGAAGATTCAGAAAAAATGAATTTAAGCTCCGCAAAGAAAATATTCAAACATTTATCAGAAGAGATCTTTTTTAACAAAAAAGTTGGATTATTACATGGCAAATTAAGTTCACAAGAAAAGAATGAGGTGATTAATTCTTTTTTAAAGAATGAAATTAATATATTGGTTTCAACCACTGTAATTGAGGTTGGTATTGATGTGCCTAACGCCACAATTATGATTATTTATAATTCGGACAGATTTGGATTGTCCCAGCTACATCAATTAAGGGGGAGAGTTGGTAGAGGATCAACAAAATCTTTTTGTTATCTTGTAACATCCGATAAAAATGGATTAGAAAATAAACGACTTTGTGTTTTGCAAAAATCTAATGATGGCTTTTATATTGCTGAAAAAGATTTGGAGCTTAGAGGACCAGGACAGATTTTAGGATATAAACAATCCGGATTGCCTGATTTTGTACTGGACAATTTACCTAACAATAAATTTCTTATTGATAAGGCGCGTGAAGAGGCTATTAAGATTATTAGTGATGATCCTGATTTAAAAAAAAATATTGTTTTAAGAAATATACTTATTGATAATTCTGAAAATAAATTCATTCATGATTTCTTGAATTGA
- a CDS encoding M15 family metallopeptidase — MKIWNNIPIKDNGDKLIAIPSYFKFLDPHPYYHLGAPYKDKTSIWKLREEVVNRLVKVNDYLISKSSFYLLIYDTWRPLEVQEFMFKRAFLLECKKSDIVASYENIKSYPSILKKVEKFWAYPSYDSMCPPPHSTGGALDVCLSDKDGNIIEMGSTVDQMDETSNPYFYANIKNEEAIIWNNRRNFLSEIMTKFGFAQHPNEWWHFSYGDQLWAWKNKKENAIYGKI, encoded by the coding sequence TTGAAAATTTGGAATAACATACCAATTAAAGATAATGGAGATAAATTAATAGCTATACCTAGCTACTTTAAATTTTTAGATCCTCACCCTTACTATCATTTAGGAGCACCTTATAAAGATAAAACTTCTATTTGGAAATTAAGAGAGGAGGTCGTAAATAGATTAGTAAAAGTAAATGATTATTTGATATCAAAGAGTAGTTTTTACCTCTTAATTTATGATACTTGGCGACCCTTAGAGGTCCAGGAATTTATGTTTAAAAGAGCATTTTTATTAGAGTGTAAAAAATCCGATATTGTTGCTTCTTATGAAAATATAAAGTCTTACCCATCTATTTTAAAAAAAGTTGAAAAATTTTGGGCATATCCTTCTTATGACTCTATGTGTCCTCCTCCTCATTCAACAGGGGGTGCACTGGATGTTTGTTTATCAGATAAAGACGGAAATATTATTGAAATGGGAAGCACGGTTGATCAAATGGATGAGACCTCGAATCCTTATTTTTATGCAAACATAAAGAATGAAGAAGCAATTATTTGGAATAATAGAAGAAATTTTTTAAGTGAAATTATGACTAAATTTGGTTTTGCTCAACATCCAAATGAATGGTGGCATTTTAGTTATGGTGATCAATTATGGGCTTGGAAAAATAAAAAAGAAAATGCCATTTATGGAAAAATTTAA
- a CDS encoding NADPH-dependent assimilatory sulfite reductase hemoprotein subunit has product MIKVEKVKKKKDSANEETVCLANGLEVSKFENFKKSSQFLKEPLATELVNESDHFTNDAVQLLKFHGSYQQDNRENRRPGKSKDWQMMLRLRNPGGEVPGKLFLALDELSDKLGNGTLRATTRQAFQMHGIRKENLKEVIQTIVNSMGSTLAACGDINRNVMAPAAPFDSPDYNIARALAKRVADLLTPMAGQGTFLELWADGDLEYTIKPDKDIEAIRKLQFKDNVFSGIKDEPLYGSTYLPRKFKCAVTVPGDNSVDLLTNDIGIVAFTSKDGNLEGCNFYVGGGMGRTHNNEETFARIADPLGYVEEPDVYELIQSIVAIQRDYGDRKSRKNSRMKYLLHRKGIKWFKKILADKYFKKEIKKIRKEPDKVLIDYLGWHKQNKTSHFVGLPLLSGRLSGEKKNTITSIVKKYNLDLRLTPNQDILLCNILNKNKGEIQKSLSKIGYENLENINEIQRHALACPALPLCGLAMTEAERILPDVLKRIENLLLDLKIQKTILFRMTGCPNGCTRPYMAELALVGSGQNKYQLWLGGSKNLQRLAKPFLQRMELNDLEKTLQPLFDHWKKSSDLDFGDFINTQDESSILNLLNEIQ; this is encoded by the coding sequence TTGATCAAGGTTGAGAAAGTAAAAAAGAAAAAAGATTCTGCAAATGAAGAGACTGTTTGTTTAGCAAATGGACTAGAAGTCTCTAAATTTGAAAATTTTAAAAAAAGCAGTCAATTTCTTAAGGAACCACTTGCTACAGAATTAGTCAATGAAAGTGATCATTTTACAAATGATGCGGTTCAGTTATTAAAATTTCATGGTAGTTATCAACAAGATAACAGGGAAAATAGAAGGCCGGGCAAAAGTAAAGATTGGCAAATGATGCTTAGGTTAAGAAATCCTGGCGGTGAAGTCCCTGGGAAATTATTTTTAGCATTAGATGAATTATCTGACAAATTAGGTAATGGAACACTTAGGGCCACTACAAGACAAGCCTTTCAAATGCATGGAATCAGAAAAGAGAACCTAAAGGAAGTAATTCAAACAATAGTAAATTCAATGGGCTCCACATTAGCTGCATGTGGAGACATTAATAGAAATGTTATGGCCCCTGCGGCTCCGTTTGATTCGCCAGACTATAATATTGCAAGAGCATTGGCAAAAAGAGTTGCAGATCTTCTCACCCCAATGGCTGGCCAAGGCACTTTTTTAGAGCTTTGGGCTGATGGAGATTTAGAGTACACCATAAAGCCTGATAAAGATATTGAAGCAATTAGGAAGCTCCAATTCAAAGATAATGTTTTTAGTGGAATAAAAGATGAGCCTCTTTATGGTTCAACTTATCTACCGAGAAAATTCAAATGTGCCGTGACAGTTCCTGGGGACAATTCTGTAGATCTTCTTACCAATGACATAGGAATAGTTGCCTTTACTTCTAAAGATGGAAACTTAGAAGGATGCAACTTCTATGTTGGAGGTGGTATGGGTCGCACACATAATAATGAGGAGACCTTTGCTAGAATTGCAGATCCGCTTGGATATGTTGAAGAACCTGATGTTTATGAATTAATACAAAGCATTGTGGCTATTCAAAGGGATTATGGTGATAGAAAATCAAGAAAAAATTCGAGAATGAAATATCTTCTTCATAGAAAAGGTATTAAATGGTTCAAAAAGATACTCGCTGATAAGTATTTCAAAAAAGAAATTAAAAAAATTAGAAAAGAACCTGATAAGGTTCTTATTGATTACCTAGGTTGGCATAAACAAAATAAAACCTCCCATTTCGTAGGTTTACCATTATTATCAGGAAGATTATCTGGAGAGAAGAAGAATACCATCACAAGTATTGTTAAAAAATATAATTTAGATTTAAGACTCACACCTAATCAAGATATTTTACTTTGTAATATCCTCAATAAAAACAAAGGTGAAATTCAAAAATCTCTATCAAAAATTGGATACGAAAATTTAGAAAATATTAATGAAATACAAAGACACGCTTTAGCTTGTCCTGCTTTACCACTTTGTGGTCTTGCAATGACTGAAGCTGAAAGAATATTGCCAGATGTACTAAAAAGGATTGAAAATTTACTACTAGATCTAAAAATACAAAAAACAATATTATTTAGGATGACAGGATGTCCGAATGGATGTACCAGGCCTTACATGGCCGAATTAGCACTTGTTGGAAGTGGGCAAAACAAATACCAATTATGGTTGGGGGGAAGCAAAAATCTACAAAGGCTTGCTAAACCTTTTTTACAAAGAATGGAACTTAACGATTTAGAAAAAACTCTTCAACCATTATTTGATCATTGGAAAAAAAGTTCGGATTTAGATTTTGGAGATTTTATAAATACCCAAGATGAAAGTTCAATTTTAAATTTACTTAATGAGATTCAATAG
- the glyS gene encoding glycine--tRNA ligase subunit beta, protein MSKYLLEIGTEELPAKFSHSVIEQFKSLIEFELDKKLIKFEQIVVTSTPRRIVLLLEGLVDYAEDKIIERKGPKANLAYLNGSPTNAALGFANSLDIDVGELEIKNTEKGDFVFGKKIEKGLSTKISLSSIIPKLVKSIQGPRFMKWGGGNIKFSRPIRWIASIYNDEILDFEFDECDPKIKISNKTKSHRLINEVLEVQNPDDFFELLKRNRVIAIRKERKEKIESLINQASKSLNLKPDLSEGLLNELTDLVEWPDLIIGKFNNEFLDLPVEVLSTVMKIHQRYVPLLFKNESFSKLDLSSEKNISTTFCVISNGLEKSNNNIAKGNEKVLRARFSDAKFFVESDKKVTSIERTEKLKSVSYLKGLGNIFQRVERIEEVTKKILKFLNDKSLEEKKIIEAAKYCKNDLCSEIVFEFPELQGIMGGKYLKYEGFSEDVCLAVAEHYLPAFYKDALPSTKYGAIVSISDKIENLISIFISGKRPSGSSDPYALRRNLNGVIKIIWDYELDLPLDKLFNELIDFWKIVFPNLNFSKETVFNDLNEFLVQRIVSHLEEISLSKELIKAVCSSDELSQKKVLNIVDLKNRINSIINFIEKDKFVEIQKVITRVSKLANKSDISREVLSRRDYINTKLFEKDCEFKVFEFIGELEKLFSEGYCNYLELLNLFEINVNTIEDLFDNEKGVLIMAEDLKIRNNRLNLLSLIRNYSLKIADFTLLNS, encoded by the coding sequence TTGTCTAAATATTTACTTGAGATAGGAACAGAAGAGTTGCCCGCAAAATTTTCTCATTCTGTTATAGAGCAATTTAAATCTCTAATAGAATTTGAATTGGATAAAAAGTTAATCAAATTCGAACAAATAGTTGTTACCTCCACACCAAGGAGGATAGTTCTACTTCTCGAAGGTTTAGTTGATTATGCAGAAGATAAGATAATAGAAAGAAAAGGGCCTAAAGCAAATTTAGCTTATTTAAATGGAAGTCCTACTAATGCTGCTTTAGGATTTGCTAATAGCTTAGATATAGATGTAGGTGAGCTAGAAATAAAAAACACGGAAAAGGGTGATTTTGTATTTGGAAAGAAAATTGAGAAAGGACTATCAACAAAAATTTCTTTGTCTTCGATTATCCCAAAATTAGTAAAGAGTATTCAAGGTCCTCGATTTATGAAATGGGGTGGTGGGAACATAAAATTTTCAAGACCTATTAGGTGGATTGCCTCTATTTATAATGATGAAATTCTTGATTTTGAATTTGATGAATGTGATCCAAAAATCAAAATAAGTAATAAAACAAAAAGTCATAGGTTAATCAATGAAGTTTTAGAAGTTCAGAATCCTGATGATTTTTTTGAATTATTGAAACGAAATAGAGTAATAGCTATTCGAAAAGAAAGAAAAGAGAAAATTGAAAGTTTAATTAATCAGGCATCTAAATCTTTAAATCTGAAACCTGACCTTTCAGAAGGATTACTAAATGAACTAACTGATTTAGTTGAATGGCCAGACTTAATTATTGGCAAGTTTAATAATGAATTTCTTGATCTTCCTGTTGAAGTTCTCTCAACAGTCATGAAAATTCATCAGAGATATGTTCCTCTTTTATTTAAAAACGAAAGTTTTTCTAAACTAGATTTAAGCTCTGAAAAAAATATTAGTACAACTTTCTGCGTTATTTCAAATGGTCTTGAAAAATCAAATAATAATATTGCCAAAGGTAATGAGAAAGTATTAAGGGCAAGGTTTTCAGATGCAAAGTTTTTCGTAGAAAGTGACAAAAAAGTTACATCAATCGAAAGAACTGAAAAGCTTAAATCTGTTTCATATTTAAAAGGACTTGGAAATATATTTCAGAGGGTAGAAAGGATAGAGGAAGTTACTAAAAAAATTCTTAAATTTTTAAATGATAAGTCTTTAGAAGAAAAAAAAATAATAGAAGCTGCTAAATACTGTAAAAACGACTTATGTAGCGAAATTGTTTTTGAATTCCCTGAGCTGCAAGGAATAATGGGTGGTAAATATCTTAAATATGAGGGATTTAGTGAGGATGTTTGCTTGGCTGTCGCTGAACACTACTTACCTGCTTTTTATAAAGATGCTTTGCCCTCCACAAAATATGGTGCGATAGTTTCCATTTCAGATAAGATCGAAAATTTAATAAGCATATTTATTTCTGGTAAACGTCCTAGTGGATCATCTGATCCATATGCTTTAAGAAGGAATTTGAATGGAGTGATTAAAATAATTTGGGATTATGAACTTGATTTACCTTTAGATAAATTATTCAACGAACTTATTGATTTTTGGAAAATCGTATTTCCGAATTTAAACTTCTCAAAAGAAACAGTATTTAATGATTTAAATGAATTTTTAGTACAAAGAATTGTTAGTCATCTAGAAGAAATATCACTAAGTAAAGAATTAATAAAGGCCGTTTGCTCTTCTGATGAATTATCTCAAAAAAAAGTATTGAATATTGTTGATCTTAAAAATAGGATAAACTCTATTATCAATTTTATCGAAAAGGATAAATTTGTTGAAATCCAGAAGGTAATTACTAGGGTAAGCAAATTAGCAAATAAAAGTGATATTTCAAGAGAAGTTCTTTCAAGAAGAGATTATATAAACACAAAACTTTTTGAAAAAGATTGTGAATTTAAAGTTTTTGAATTTATTGGAGAATTAGAAAAACTTTTTTCAGAGGGTTATTGCAATTATTTGGAACTTCTAAATTTGTTTGAGATTAATGTAAACACTATCGAGGATTTATTTGATAATGAAAAGGGAGTCCTAATAATGGCAGAGGATTTAAAAATAAGAAATAATAGACTCAATTTGTTGAGCTTAATTAGAAATTATTCTCTAAAAATTGCAGACTTTACACTTTTGAACTCTTAA